One genomic window of Pagrus major chromosome 22, Pma_NU_1.0 includes the following:
- the gja1b gene encoding gap junction alpha-1 protein: MGDWSALGRLLDKVQAYSTAGGKVWLSVLFIFRILVLGTAVESAWGDEQSAFKCNTQQPGCENVCYDKSFPISHVRFWVLQIIFVSTPTLLYLAHVFYLNRKEQKFNRKEEELKAVQNDGGDVDIPLKKIEMKKLKYGIEEHGKVKMKGALLRTYIVSIFFKSMFEVGFLVIQWMLYGFSLSAVYTCERSPCPHRVDCFLSRPTEKTVFIIFMLVVSLVSLLLNVIELFYVFFKRIKDRVKGKQPPTLYPSGGTLSPTPKDLSAAKYAYYNGCSSPTAPLSPMSPPGYKLATGERGTGSCRNYNKQANEQNWANYSTEQNRLGQNGGGSTISNSHAQAFDFPDDTHEHKKLSSSAGHELQPLALMEARPCSRASSRMSSRARPDDLDV, from the coding sequence ATGGGTGACTGGAGTGCCCTGGGTCGTCTGCTGGACAAGGTCCAAGCCTACTCTACTGCCGGGGGGAAGGTCTGGCTGTCAGTCCTCTTCATATTCAGGATCCTGGTCCTGGGCACTGCAGTGGAATCAGCCTGGGGAGACGAACAGTCTGCCTTCAAATGTAACACCCAGCAGCCTGGTTGTGAGAACGTCTGCTATGACAAATCCTTTCCCATCTCCCACGTTCGCTTCTGGGTCCTCCAGATTATCTTTGTGTCCACCCCGACGCTGCTCTACCTGGCTCATGTCTTCTATCTGAACAGGAAGGAACAGAAATTtaacaggaaggaggaggagctgaaagcTGTGCAAAATGATGGAGGTGATGTTGACATCCCACTGAAGAAAATTGAGATGAAAAAGCTAAAGTATGGCATTGAGGAGCACGGCAAAGTGAAGATGAAAGGGGCCCTGCTCAGAACCTATATAGTCAGCATTTTCTTCAAGTCTATGTTTGAGGTGGGCTTCCTGGTTATTCAGTGGATGCTGTACGGCTTCAGCCTGTCTGCAGTCTACACCTGTGAGAGGTCTCCATGCCCACACAGGGTGGACTGTTTCTTGTCCCGTCCCACAGAGAAGACcgtcttcatcatcttcatgcTGGTGGTCTCACTTGTGTCCCTGCTGCTCAACGTTATCGAGCTTTTCTACGTGTTCTTTAAGAGGATCAAAGATCGTGTGAAGGGCAAACAGCCGCCCACACTCTACCCCAGTGGAGGCACCTTGAGCCCCACCCCTAAAGACCTGTCCGCCGCCAAGTACGCCTACTACAATGGCTGTTCCTCCCCGACGGCCCCACTCTCACCCATGTCCCCCCCAGGCTACAAGCTGGCCACAGGGGAGCGAGGAACTGGCTCATGCCGTAATTATAATAAGCAGGCCAATGAGCAGAACTGGGCCAACTACTCCACCGAGCAGAACCGGCTCGGCCAGAACGGTGGAGGAAGCACTATTTCAAACTCCCATGCACAAGCCTTTGACTTCCCCGATGATACCCATGAGCATAAGAAACTGTCCTCATCAGCAGGACATGAGCTGCAGCCGCTGGCGCTGATGGAGGCCAGGCCGTGTAGCCGGGCCAGCAGCCGAATGAGCAGCCGGGCCAGGCCAGACGACCTGGACGTGTAA